A genomic region of Miscanthus floridulus cultivar M001 chromosome 3, ASM1932011v1, whole genome shotgun sequence contains the following coding sequences:
- the LOC136542928 gene encoding uncharacterized protein: MKILCRHLPITFGNRANFCSEVLTFKVVDFPRSYHAILGWPCYAKFMAIPNYTYLKLKMLGPNGVITIGSTFLHAYRCDHEHYELATAVINSTELSELSNSATPAIPDRNG; this comes from the coding sequence atgaaaattctgtgtcgacacctgCCCATCACGTTTGGCAACCGCGCCAACTTTTGCTCGGAGGTCCTAACCTTCAAGGTAGTGGACTTTCcaaggtcctaccacgccatcttggggtggccatgctacgccaagttcatggcgatccccaactacacctacctcaagctgaagatgctggggcCGAATGGTGTCATCACCATAGGTAGCACTTTCTTGCACGCCTACAGGTGCGAccatgagcattacgagctcgccactgccgtcatcaactccacCGAACTCTCGGAGCTCAGTAATTCAGCAACTCCAGCAATCCCCGACCGCAACGGGTAG
- the LOC136542927 gene encoding uncharacterized protein — MVPGLGAGVVLISPEGSRLHYAIRLHFLALNNAVEYEALINGLRIIVELDAMRLYVRSDSELVIDQVMKESSYKSPLMAAYCQEVHKLEDKFRGIKLHHVPRKDNDVADFLAKLEARQEPPVDGVFVP, encoded by the exons ATGGTGCCCGgcttgggggctggagtggttctgatctccccagaagGGAGCAGGCTCCACTATGCGATCCGTCTCCATTTTTTAGCCTTGAACAACGCcgtggagtacgaggccctcatcaatggactgcgcATCATTGTTGAGCTTGACGCCATGCGACTGTATGTCCGTagcgactcagagttggtcatcgaccaagtcatgaaggagtcctcctacaagagccctctcatggcggCGTATTgccaggaggtgcacaagctcgaggacaagttcCGAGGGATCAAACTGCACCatgtccctcgaaaggacaatGACGTCGCCGACTTCCTTGCAAAATTGGAGGCCAGACAGGAACCGCCCGTCGATGGGGTCTTT GTACCATGA